GAGATTGGATGGCGGCGGGGAGATTACTTTAGATATAGAGGAACAGGCTGAGGATGGTAATGGGCGGCCTTGGTTCACTTTTGTTTTAACAGATTTACCTTTGAGTCAACTGGGGGTAGAAATGACCGTGAAGAAAAGATTGTGGGATAGTGATGATGTTAAAATAATAGTGAATGGGAAAGTGAAGCGAAATATAAAAGGAGGAAAGTATAAATTTTGGTATCTTGTGGGCGGCGTACTTGGTTGGATATTATGGAGAGTAAAGGGAAAACAGAAAAAAGTGAGCTTATCTTTTGATGAATCGTTTGATAATGGAATTCATTATATAGAGTTCTACGCCGACAGAATGCCAATTTTACATCAGATATTTTTTAGTTTATTTTACAAAGAGACAAAAGCAGAAATTAGGGCGGGTAATATTATCAAAGAGTATGCTTCATTAGTTCATCAGGCAGCCAAAGACTTTGAGGTCAACCCAATTATTGTGGGAGCGGTTATTTATCAAGAACAAGCCATGAATGTAAATTTTGTCGATGTTCTCACTGATTATATAGGAGGCCTCCTACATTTAAATACATCCATCGGAATTGGCCAAATCAGGGTAAATACTGCTAAAGCGCTGGAAGAGCAATATCCCCAACTAGACCCGCATCGCAGAGAAAGTATTTTTATAGACTATACTATAGTTCGAGTTGAACGGCTTAAAGATCCAGTAACTAATATTAGATATGTAGCAGCAAAACTCCATTTTACTCAAAAAAGGTGGAAAAGTGCGGGAATTGATATAACGGATAAAGCAGATATTTTGGGTACTTTATACAATATTGAGGACATAGATAGTCCAGTTGAACCACATCCTAGTCCACAACCCAATGAGTTTGGAAAAGGAGTAAAACGTAATTATAACAAAGTTAAAACTTTGCTAGGACTATGAAACCAAAACACAAATTTCTGAAAGTTTTTGTAATAGCGGTCATGCTCACAATAGGAGGATTCATTGGTTTATTGATTTCTATTTATTATCATTCGGGCATTGATAATGCAAAGGAAGCAGACGCCATAGTTGTCTTGGGAGCCAGCCAGTGGAATGGGACGCCTTCCCCAGTGCTTAAAGCTCGCCTAGACCAGGCCTATTTATTGTATCAGAAGGGATATGCTCCGAATATTATCTTAACCGGTGGCATAGGCAGAGAAGAAAACATATCAGAATCTCAAGTTGGAAAAAATTATCTTATAAAAAAAGGCCTTCGAGAAGAAGCAATTTTAATAGAAGAGAAAGCACATACTTCCTGGCAAAGCCTCAACCAAGTCGCCCAAATTGTTCAAACTAATAATTTTGATTCTATTATTTTAGTCAGCGACGGATTTCACCTGATGCGGCTTAAAAAAATGGCAAAAGATTTAAACCTTAAAGCATTTGCTTTTCCAGTCCAAGAAAGCCCTATCGCTCAGAACAAGTTGGAAAAATTTAAATATGTAATAAGGGAGGGAGTAGTGCTTATAATGTATTTATTATTTAAAGTATGATCAAAACCAGGGCGCTGTCCCGCTTTGCGGGGTGGAGGTTTTTACCCCGTCGGATGACGGGGCAAGTCCCTCCTCCGGCACCAGTTAATCATAATTCACGATTCACATAACACAATTCAAAAATTAGTATCATTCGTATACCATTAATAATTAACAATAACATATGAAAAAAACAAAACAAAATCAAAAACACAAACTTAAAAATTTTAAAACTATAGTTAACTCTTATGCCTGAAAAAATAGAATCACACAATTTAGATCCTGCTCAAAAAGAAACAACTAAATTACCAGAAAAAATTGAAAGTGAAGAAGCAAAAGATTATGACGAAACGAAAAAAAACGAACCAATTAAAAAAAACGAAGTTCACCAAAAAGATTCTATTGATATTTATGATAAAAATTTAGACGAAGAAATTAAAACGCTTGAAACATCAAAAAGGGAAATAGAATCTAAACTTGAATCCTTAAGCACCATCAAACGCGATTTAAATGAAAGATGGAAAAATCTTATGGGAGGACTTACAGGGGAACTTGATGATTTTGGTGAATATAAGGTTTTGGATAAATTAAAATTGGATGAATTTAAAAAAAATCCCATTAAAAAAGAATCAATGGTCATTTTGAAAAAATTAAAACGTCAGAACCGAAATGAGCGTGAGATATTAAGCGATAAACGCAGAGACTTGATTCAAGAAGACATGGCAATTATTCAAACAAAAAAAACTTTT
This region of Patescibacteria group bacterium genomic DNA includes:
- a CDS encoding YdcF family protein: MKPKHKFLKVFVIAVMLTIGGFIGLLISIYYHSGIDNAKEADAIVVLGASQWNGTPSPVLKARLDQAYLLYQKGYAPNIILTGGIGREENISESQVGKNYLIKKGLREEAILIEEKAHTSWQSLNQVAQIVQTNNFDSIILVSDGFHLMRLKKMAKDLNLKAFAFPVQESPIAQNKLEKFKYVIREGVVLIMYLLFKV